One region of Oryzomonas sagensis genomic DNA includes:
- a CDS encoding ABC transporter permease — MPGAPLIAGGTEGRWRRLPAEVRLFWRSSFGSLLSRESLTVLMPLLILWELLPRLGLVPASLVPPPSTLFSTFGQMLQKQHLLGHLGESALRFFLGFTLAVATAFPLGVLMGWNRFIRKHCLPLFQILAPIPPPAWVPVTMIVLGIGLPMQVFLIFLGVFYPVLFSTYQGISETDPRYIASARVFGASEFTIITHVHIWHALGSVIMGIRIGIALGLVMLVVAEMQSGGSGIGYLLLRGKEYFQIDRMAVCMLILGAAGWLMTETVKYAESKLAVWRIER; from the coding sequence ATGCCTGGTGCTCCGCTGATCGCGGGTGGGACTGAAGGCCGCTGGCGGCGGCTGCCGGCCGAGGTGCGGCTCTTCTGGCGGTCGTCCTTCGGCAGCCTGCTGTCCCGGGAATCCCTGACCGTGCTGATGCCGTTGCTGATCCTCTGGGAACTCCTGCCCCGGCTCGGCCTGGTGCCGGCCTCCCTCGTTCCGCCACCGTCAACGCTCTTTTCCACCTTCGGCCAGATGCTCCAGAAGCAACATCTGCTGGGGCACCTGGGGGAGAGCGCGCTCCGCTTCTTCCTCGGCTTCACCCTGGCGGTGGCGACCGCTTTTCCCCTCGGGGTACTGATGGGGTGGAACCGGTTCATCCGCAAGCATTGCCTGCCCCTGTTCCAGATCCTGGCGCCGATCCCGCCGCCGGCCTGGGTGCCGGTCACCATGATCGTGCTGGGCATCGGCCTGCCGATGCAGGTGTTCCTCATCTTCCTGGGGGTGTTCTATCCGGTGCTGTTCAGTACCTACCAGGGGATCAGCGAGACCGACCCCCGGTACATCGCCTCGGCCCGCGTCTTCGGCGCCAGCGAATTCACCATCATTACCCACGTTCACATCTGGCACGCCCTCGGTTCGGTCATCATGGGGATCAGGATCGGCATCGCCCTGGGACTGGTCATGCTGGTGGTGGCCGAGATGCAGAGCGGCGGCAGCGGGATCGGCTACCTGCTGCTGCGGGGCAAGGAATATTTCCAGATCGACCGGATGGCGGTCTGCATGCTGATCCTGGGCGCTGCCGGATGGCTTATGACCGAAACAGTGAAATACGCCGAGTCGAAGCTGGCCGTATGGCGCATCGAACGGTGA
- a CDS encoding ABC transporter substrate-binding protein, whose protein sequence is MNRKRQMLAPWIVLLFTTILLCAACRKQNPHQGSLQPGPAQSPPSVRIGYGDSPLLGPLYAADERQAGRPRAWQAVPIGSGGDIGYSLISGAVDAGFVETNKAVKLLKAPGGETLKVAGAVQFPYGATLVIRKDLNIRLGDLAGRTIAAQEPDCKLLHQFRRDAKRLGVDVDRIRTRFMSFDEMVPALEAGKVDAVLVKGSYAVLAEHLGHKVLYQNWDIKAGDECCPAALAQSDYFLVVRGGAVEALKPVVQSLLAASALPPAELRKAVSKRLGYSREDLERLPTANFVTVGDDLRKELGDGRCLVLR, encoded by the coding sequence ATGAACCGGAAAAGACAGATGCTCGCCCCATGGATTGTGCTGCTCTTCACAACGATACTACTGTGTGCGGCGTGCCGGAAACAGAATCCGCACCAGGGTTCCCTCCAACCTGGCCCGGCTCAGTCGCCGCCGTCCGTCCGCATCGGTTACGGTGACAGCCCCCTGCTCGGGCCGCTGTACGCCGCCGATGAGCGCCAGGCGGGCCGGCCGCGTGCCTGGCAAGCGGTTCCCATCGGCAGCGGTGGCGACATCGGCTACTCCCTGATCTCGGGCGCGGTCGACGCCGGTTTTGTCGAGACCAACAAGGCGGTGAAACTGCTCAAGGCACCCGGAGGCGAGACCCTCAAGGTGGCTGGTGCCGTACAGTTTCCCTACGGTGCGACGCTGGTGATCCGCAAGGATCTCAACATCCGTCTGGGGGATCTTGCCGGCAGGACCATTGCGGCTCAGGAACCGGACTGCAAGCTGCTCCACCAGTTCAGGAGGGACGCCAAGCGCCTGGGCGTCGACGTGGATCGGATACGCACCCGTTTCATGTCCTTCGACGAGATGGTGCCCGCCCTGGAGGCGGGCAAGGTCGATGCCGTGCTGGTGAAGGGTTCCTACGCGGTGCTCGCCGAGCACCTGGGGCACAAGGTGCTCTACCAGAATTGGGACATCAAGGCCGGCGACGAGTGCTGCCCGGCCGCCCTGGCCCAGAGCGATTATTTTCTGGTGGTCAGGGGAGGGGCCGTGGAGGCGCTCAAGCCGGTGGTGCAGTCGCTGCTGGCGGCCAGCGCACTGCCCCCTGCCGAACTACGCAAGGCGGTAAGCAAACGGCTCGGTTATTCCCGGGAAGACCTGGAACGGCTGCCGACGGCAAACTTCGTGACGGTGGGCGATGACCTGCGCAAGGAGTTGGGAGATGGGCGATGCCTGGTGCTCCGCTGA
- a CDS encoding ABC transporter substrate-binding protein, whose translation MGMWRTGIIAVGVFAALAAGMGGAVAARKEAAPARIIIADAKTTNHLNLYVAQERGLFQKHGLDVAIVEARDPALARDLVISGQADVFWSCPSVAVSAIANGAPLKIIAQVKAPCSSLLVVPKGSPIRSYRDLNGKRIAGSAPACEAVIAYEKKAREAGARFVLEKLAGGPAIVALDAGKVDGAILEDPHLAIAEIKGYRAILRDAPQKFPCRTINARTAYLKENPDALKRLVAAIREANTLINKAPASRQIAEIAQKYTGAPQQAITRAARRFTFNDRIDEKGLHVLGEDLAAIKEIRENPKENLYAAAFKGITWGAAR comes from the coding sequence ATGGGCATGTGGCGAACCGGGATTATCGCTGTCGGCGTTTTTGCCGCCCTGGCGGCCGGCATGGGGGGGGCGGTTGCGGCCCGCAAGGAGGCCGCCCCCGCCAGGATCATCATTGCCGACGCCAAAACAACCAACCACCTGAACCTGTATGTGGCCCAGGAGCGTGGGCTGTTCCAAAAACACGGGCTTGACGTTGCCATCGTGGAGGCCAGGGACCCGGCCCTGGCCCGCGATCTGGTGATCTCCGGCCAGGCCGACGTCTTCTGGTCCTGCCCGTCGGTAGCTGTTTCGGCTATCGCCAACGGCGCACCGCTCAAGATCATTGCCCAGGTCAAGGCCCCCTGTTCCTCGCTGCTGGTCGTTCCCAAGGGCTCTCCCATCAGGTCCTACAGGGATTTGAACGGAAAACGCATTGCCGGCAGCGCCCCGGCCTGCGAGGCGGTTATCGCCTACGAGAAAAAGGCCCGTGAAGCCGGCGCCCGCTTTGTCCTGGAAAAGTTGGCCGGAGGTCCGGCTATCGTCGCGCTGGATGCCGGCAAGGTGGATGGCGCCATCCTGGAGGACCCGCACCTCGCCATCGCCGAGATCAAAGGGTACAGGGCAATCCTGCGCGACGCTCCGCAGAAGTTCCCCTGCCGGACCATCAATGCACGCACGGCCTATCTCAAGGAAAACCCGGACGCGCTCAAACGCCTGGTTGCGGCCATCCGGGAGGCCAATACCCTTATCAACAAGGCCCCCGCCTCCCGGCAGATCGCGGAGATCGCCCAGAAATACACCGGCGCTCCGCAACAGGCCATCACGCGTGCCGCCCGCCGCTTCACCTTCAACGACAGGATCGATGAAAAAGGTTTACACGTCTTGGGCGAGGATTTGGCGGCCATTAAGGAGATTCGGGAGAATCCGAAGGAGAACCTGTATGCCGCGGCATTCAAGGGGATTACCTGGGGTGCCGCCCGCTGA